One genomic region from Dermacentor variabilis isolate Ectoservices chromosome 6, ASM5094787v1, whole genome shotgun sequence encodes:
- the LOC142585767 gene encoding uncharacterized protein LOC142585767, with translation MASAMADGGGRLLWTDQATLKVLNLIKDLDVVHVLKSKRQRNQQTFMTIEELLSPLGYDWSWQQIRCHWKNLKSRYNHERRNLRPGQKSTWKYYYVMDSLLKQQTRAEDSASARGDDSENSSGAENSTDAGNYLPSSQSIQGSSQHGSDEYIVPTLQDPSTLSSTNGALVQHLGAAAPVELETVGANTVQVKKEVETDEEVQCEGLHVVTTNGSCEDIEPQPVAPILQVMPSVDHSLDLAPERTELQQIEQILSEPDIANSMNSQEEASTVSQSSSIERSADVRTRTSRRYFFTTGTPGLVEKKARLELDILAATKRKLLAEQMKAEAEQRKAVAETLLLTEALKKYDEEKKKAMAETMFLVQERIRSEEETRRAAAMAAFHVEERRKAAAEAEMLIEHKKYFMEQRKTEVIKRRMLLLELQKMRRELKLVP, from the exons ATGGCGTCCGCCATGGCGGACGGTGGCGGCCGTTTGCTATGGACAGATCAAGCTACGCTAAAAGTTCTAAATCTCATCAAAGACCTCGACGTTGTGCACGTGTTAAAGTCGAAGCGACAGCGCAACCAGCAAACGTTCATGACAATTGAAGAACTCTTGTCGCCGCTGGGCTACGACTGGTCGTGGCAACAGATTAGGTGCCACTGGAAAAACTTGAAGTCGCGGTATAATCAT GAGCGACGGAACTTGCGCCCAGGCCAGAAATCTACGTGGAAATACTATTATGTCATGGATTCCCTGCTCAAGCAACAAACGCGAGCCGAAGACTCGGCTAGCGCTCGCGGCGATGACTCGGAGAATTCATCTGGAGCAGAAAATTCGACGG ATGCTGGAAATTATTTACCTAGCAGTCAATCCATCCAGGG GTCAAGTCAGCACGGCAGTGATGAATACATTGTGCCAACGCTGCAGGACCCCAGCACTTTAAGCAGCACAAATGGAGCCCTTGTGCAACACCTTGGAGCTGCAGCACCTGTGGAGCTTGAAACTGTGGGAGCAAACACGGTGCAGGTCAAGAAAGAAGTGGAAACTGATGAGGAAGTGCAGTGTGAGGGGCTGCATGTGGTGACCACAAACGGTTCTTGCGAAGACATAGAGCCACAGCCTGTGGCTCCTATACTGCAGGTGATGCCCTCAGTTGATCACTCGCTTGATCTTGCACCTGAACGTACTGAGCTGCAGCAGATAGAGCAAATACTATCAGAGCCAGACATTGCCAATTCCATGAATTCTCAAGAGGAAGCTAGTACGGTATCTCAGAGCAGCAGCATTGAGCGAAGTGCAGACGTACGTACTCGGACTTCGAGGAGGTACTTCTTCACGACAGGTACACCAGGCCTTGTGGAAAAAAAGGCAAGGTTGGAGCTTGATATTTTGGCTGCAACGAAACGGAAGCTCTTGGCTGAGCAGATGAAGGCTGAAGCAGAGCAGCGTAAAGCTGTTGCCGAGACATTGCTTCTCACAGAGGCACTCAAAAAGTATGATGAGGAGAAGAAGAAAGCTATGGCTGAGACAATGTTTCTGGTGCAGGAGAGAATACGATCAGAAGAGGAGACGCGACGAGCAGCAGCTATGGCTGCCTTTCATGTTGAGGAAAGACGCAAAGCAGCAGCCGAGGCGGAAATGCTCATTGAACACAAGAAGTACTTCATGGAGCAAAGGAAAACTGAGGTAATCAAGCGACGTATGCTCCTCCTGGAGTTGCAGAAAATGCGGCGTGAACTGAAGTTAGTGCCTTGA
- the LOC142585766 gene encoding uncharacterized protein LOC142585766 isoform X3: MSDARWSRVAVADAAVELVMSRRGKPKAKYSGRTFTLDTRNGQRYRWRCDVRQCRSRLTTDLYENRHMVYRFREHDEDQHRRVASERKRRDATYRQQPAKKTGDFRYVLENRIGGLRFWRCEHVSCPGRCRTHDGHLVAGPSQHTHRPHAAADEPDTRAHDGEDSSSCKEFQLDDCEQAPPGVSEAITTDTDPKHREVSLQQHQQERCSQISNGSVDSPVVIKSEPCSPLTPEAVTTSDVGFSAVDETAQTRAPDVITDATTAAGDVGPLFRVSSPFSCPDQRKSLQTAYDETSTAAAAAAAAATPEAFNYVDSSDYEGNDEEEQLPRRSVGAAVISEVMGERSHFTAAAGYGLAASGHSSGLAEVLQMTAQSADSRERDLRADILLQMRRLLEAETDLVNERRRNEVLRGKLLRRQLLGIVTESEPAPPYI; the protein is encoded by the exons ATGTCCGACGCTCGGTGGTCCCGAGTGGCGGTTGCCGATGCCGCCGTCGAGTTGGTTATGTCGCGGCGCGGCAAGCCGAAGGCGAAGTACTCCGGCCGCACGTTTACGCTGGACACACGCAATGGTCAGCGCTACCGCTGGCGTTGCGACGTGCGTCAGTGCAGGTCGCGGCTCACGACCGACTTGTACGAGAACCGCCACATGGTCTACCGATTCCGGGAGCACGACGAAGACCAGCACCGGCGCGTGGCCAGCGAGAGAAAGAGGCGTGACGCCACGTACAGGCAGCAG CCCGCGAAGAAGACCGGCGACTTTCGGTACGTGCTGGAGAACCGCATCGGAGGCCTGCGCTTCTGGCGCTGCGAGCACGTGAGCTGCCCCGGACGATGCCGCACCCACGACGGCCACCTGGTCGCTGGGCCGTCGCAGCACACGCATCGGCCGCACGCCGCAGCGGACGAACCAGACAC CAGGGCGCACGACGGCGAAGACTCTTCCTCCTGCAAGGAGTTCCAACTAGACGACTGCGAACAGGCTCCGCCAGGCGTCAGCGAGGCGATCACTACGGACACGGATCCCAAACACCGGGAGGTTTCattgcagcagcaccagcaggaGCGCTGTAGTCAAATTTCGAATGGGAGCGTGGACAGTCCCGTGGTCATCAAGTCGGAACCATGCTCGCCGCTCACTCCCGAAGCTGTGACAACTTCCGACGTCGGCTTCAGTGCCGTCGATGAAACGGCGCAGACGCGTGCACCTGACGTCATCACCGACGCGACGACGGCGGCCGGTGACGTCGGCCCGCTGTTTCGAGTAAGCAGCCCTTTCAGCTGTCCCGATCAGCGAAAGTCATTGCAGACGGCGTACGATGAGACATctactgccgccgccgccgccgccgccgccgccacccctGAAGCTTTCAATTACGTTGACTCTTCGGACTACGAAGGCAATGACGAGGAAGAACAGTTGCCTCGGAGATCGGTTGGCGCCGCTGTCATCTCGGAGGTCATGGGCGAGCGCTCGCACTTTACTGCCGCCGCCGGTTACGGACTCGCAGCGAGTGGACACAGTTCGGGTCTGGCGGAAGTGCTCCAGATGACCGCGCAAAGTGCGGACAGTCGCGAGCGGGACCTGCGGGCGGACATTTTGTTGCAGATGCGTCGCCTGCTCGAGGCCGAGACGGACCTAGTGAACGAAAGGAGGCGCAACGAAGTTTTGCGCGGGAAGTTGCTGCGTCGCCAACTACTGGGTATTGTGACGGAGAGCGAACCAGCGCCTCCGTACATTTGA
- the LOC142585766 gene encoding uncharacterized protein LOC142585766 isoform X1 → MSDARWSRVAVADAAVELVMSRRGKPKAKYSGRTFTLDTRNGQRYRWRCDVRQCRSRLTTDLYENRHMVYRFREHDEDQHRRVASERKRRDATYRQQVSRPAKKTGDFRYVLENRIGGLRFWRCEHVSCPGRCRTHDGHLVAGPSQHTHRPHAAADEPDTRAHDGEDSSSCKEFQLDDCEQAPPGVSEAITTDTDPKHREVSLQQHQQERCSQISNGSVDSPVVIKSEPCSPLTPEAVTTSDVGFSAVDETAQTRAPDVITDATTAAGDVGPLFRVSSPFSCPDQRKSLQTAYDETSTAAAAAAAAATPEAFNYVDSSDYEGNDEEEQLPRRSVGAAVISEVMGERSHFTAAAGYGLAASGHSSGLAEVLQMTAQSADSRERDLRADILLQMRRLLEAETDLVNERRRNEVLRGKLLRRQLLGIVTESEPAPPYI, encoded by the exons ATGTCCGACGCTCGGTGGTCCCGAGTGGCGGTTGCCGATGCCGCCGTCGAGTTGGTTATGTCGCGGCGCGGCAAGCCGAAGGCGAAGTACTCCGGCCGCACGTTTACGCTGGACACACGCAATGGTCAGCGCTACCGCTGGCGTTGCGACGTGCGTCAGTGCAGGTCGCGGCTCACGACCGACTTGTACGAGAACCGCCACATGGTCTACCGATTCCGGGAGCACGACGAAGACCAGCACCGGCGCGTGGCCAGCGAGAGAAAGAGGCGTGACGCCACGTACAGGCAGCAGGTAAGTCGG CCCGCGAAGAAGACCGGCGACTTTCGGTACGTGCTGGAGAACCGCATCGGAGGCCTGCGCTTCTGGCGCTGCGAGCACGTGAGCTGCCCCGGACGATGCCGCACCCACGACGGCCACCTGGTCGCTGGGCCGTCGCAGCACACGCATCGGCCGCACGCCGCAGCGGACGAACCAGACAC CAGGGCGCACGACGGCGAAGACTCTTCCTCCTGCAAGGAGTTCCAACTAGACGACTGCGAACAGGCTCCGCCAGGCGTCAGCGAGGCGATCACTACGGACACGGATCCCAAACACCGGGAGGTTTCattgcagcagcaccagcaggaGCGCTGTAGTCAAATTTCGAATGGGAGCGTGGACAGTCCCGTGGTCATCAAGTCGGAACCATGCTCGCCGCTCACTCCCGAAGCTGTGACAACTTCCGACGTCGGCTTCAGTGCCGTCGATGAAACGGCGCAGACGCGTGCACCTGACGTCATCACCGACGCGACGACGGCGGCCGGTGACGTCGGCCCGCTGTTTCGAGTAAGCAGCCCTTTCAGCTGTCCCGATCAGCGAAAGTCATTGCAGACGGCGTACGATGAGACATctactgccgccgccgccgccgccgccgccgccacccctGAAGCTTTCAATTACGTTGACTCTTCGGACTACGAAGGCAATGACGAGGAAGAACAGTTGCCTCGGAGATCGGTTGGCGCCGCTGTCATCTCGGAGGTCATGGGCGAGCGCTCGCACTTTACTGCCGCCGCCGGTTACGGACTCGCAGCGAGTGGACACAGTTCGGGTCTGGCGGAAGTGCTCCAGATGACCGCGCAAAGTGCGGACAGTCGCGAGCGGGACCTGCGGGCGGACATTTTGTTGCAGATGCGTCGCCTGCTCGAGGCCGAGACGGACCTAGTGAACGAAAGGAGGCGCAACGAAGTTTTGCGCGGGAAGTTGCTGCGTCGCCAACTACTGGGTATTGTGACGGAGAGCGAACCAGCGCCTCCGTACATTTGA
- the LOC142585766 gene encoding uncharacterized protein LOC142585766 isoform X2, with product MSDARWSRVAVADAAVELVMSRRGKPKAKYSGRTFTLDTRNGQRYRWRCDVRQCRSRLTTDLYENRHMVYRFREHDEDQHRRVASERKRRDATYRQQVSRPAKKTGDFRYVLENRIGGLRFWRCEHVSCPGRCRTHDGHLVAGPSQHTHRPHAAADEPDTAHDGEDSSSCKEFQLDDCEQAPPGVSEAITTDTDPKHREVSLQQHQQERCSQISNGSVDSPVVIKSEPCSPLTPEAVTTSDVGFSAVDETAQTRAPDVITDATTAAGDVGPLFRVSSPFSCPDQRKSLQTAYDETSTAAAAAAAAATPEAFNYVDSSDYEGNDEEEQLPRRSVGAAVISEVMGERSHFTAAAGYGLAASGHSSGLAEVLQMTAQSADSRERDLRADILLQMRRLLEAETDLVNERRRNEVLRGKLLRRQLLGIVTESEPAPPYI from the exons ATGTCCGACGCTCGGTGGTCCCGAGTGGCGGTTGCCGATGCCGCCGTCGAGTTGGTTATGTCGCGGCGCGGCAAGCCGAAGGCGAAGTACTCCGGCCGCACGTTTACGCTGGACACACGCAATGGTCAGCGCTACCGCTGGCGTTGCGACGTGCGTCAGTGCAGGTCGCGGCTCACGACCGACTTGTACGAGAACCGCCACATGGTCTACCGATTCCGGGAGCACGACGAAGACCAGCACCGGCGCGTGGCCAGCGAGAGAAAGAGGCGTGACGCCACGTACAGGCAGCAGGTAAGTCGG CCCGCGAAGAAGACCGGCGACTTTCGGTACGTGCTGGAGAACCGCATCGGAGGCCTGCGCTTCTGGCGCTGCGAGCACGTGAGCTGCCCCGGACGATGCCGCACCCACGACGGCCACCTGGTCGCTGGGCCGTCGCAGCACACGCATCGGCCGCACGCCGCAGCGGACGAACCAGACAC GGCGCACGACGGCGAAGACTCTTCCTCCTGCAAGGAGTTCCAACTAGACGACTGCGAACAGGCTCCGCCAGGCGTCAGCGAGGCGATCACTACGGACACGGATCCCAAACACCGGGAGGTTTCattgcagcagcaccagcaggaGCGCTGTAGTCAAATTTCGAATGGGAGCGTGGACAGTCCCGTGGTCATCAAGTCGGAACCATGCTCGCCGCTCACTCCCGAAGCTGTGACAACTTCCGACGTCGGCTTCAGTGCCGTCGATGAAACGGCGCAGACGCGTGCACCTGACGTCATCACCGACGCGACGACGGCGGCCGGTGACGTCGGCCCGCTGTTTCGAGTAAGCAGCCCTTTCAGCTGTCCCGATCAGCGAAAGTCATTGCAGACGGCGTACGATGAGACATctactgccgccgccgccgccgccgccgccgccacccctGAAGCTTTCAATTACGTTGACTCTTCGGACTACGAAGGCAATGACGAGGAAGAACAGTTGCCTCGGAGATCGGTTGGCGCCGCTGTCATCTCGGAGGTCATGGGCGAGCGCTCGCACTTTACTGCCGCCGCCGGTTACGGACTCGCAGCGAGTGGACACAGTTCGGGTCTGGCGGAAGTGCTCCAGATGACCGCGCAAAGTGCGGACAGTCGCGAGCGGGACCTGCGGGCGGACATTTTGTTGCAGATGCGTCGCCTGCTCGAGGCCGAGACGGACCTAGTGAACGAAAGGAGGCGCAACGAAGTTTTGCGCGGGAAGTTGCTGCGTCGCCAACTACTGGGTATTGTGACGGAGAGCGAACCAGCGCCTCCGTACATTTGA
- the LOC142585770 gene encoding lipopolysaccharide-induced tumor necrosis factor-alpha factor homolog: protein MAYTPAPTPTVIVVPTQSLTATPMQMRCPHCCHEIMTQTKKTVGLCTYIMVGVCCFFCLPCFWVPFVVDAWKDTAHSCPNCHITLGERRML from the exons CCCCAACCCCGACGGTGATAGTGGTGCCTACACAGTCGCTGACAGCCACGCCGATGCAGATGCGCTGCCCACACTGCTGCCATGAAATCATGACGCAGACAAAGAAGACGGTCGGCCTGTGCACCTACATCATGGTGGGAGTGTGCTGCTTCTTCTG TTTACCCTGCTTCTGGGTGCCCTTTGTGGTGGACGCGTGGAAGGACACCGCCCACAGCTGCCCCAACTGTCACATTACGCTGGGAGAGCGCCGGATGCTGTGA